In Providencia zhijiangensis, a single window of DNA contains:
- the lolC gene encoding lipoprotein-releasing ABC transporter permease subunit LolC translates to MHQSVSLFIGLRYMRGRAVDKFGRFVSSLSAIGITLGVAALITVTSVMNGFERSLQDSILAYMPQAILTSNTGNIDPNQHPITDLKNLKGVKKIEPIVQSEVVLQSRTNVGVGMMGGIRSDESSLLLDKLISGDRRDLVDGEYNVFLGNRLAETLGVKRGDQVRLIIPGVSQLTPMGRIPSQRLFTVAGIFQTNGEADTSELIVAQPDAARMLRYPTGNITGWRLYLDEPLQVDVASKQTLPEGLVWTDWRERKGEFFQAVRMEKNMMGLLLSLIIAVAAFNIITSLSLLVMEKQGEVAILKTLGLKRSKILTIFMIQGAGAGIIGTLIGTVLGTLLSSQLNVIMPLIGLLPRGVALPIVLDYPGILIIALCAMLISLLATLYPSWRAAAVQPAEALRYE, encoded by the coding sequence ATGCATCAATCTGTCTCACTCTTTATAGGTCTGCGCTATATGCGTGGGCGCGCGGTCGATAAATTTGGACGTTTTGTGTCCAGCTTGTCGGCGATAGGCATAACCCTTGGTGTTGCGGCATTGATTACCGTGACGTCTGTGATGAACGGTTTTGAACGTTCGTTACAAGATAGCATACTTGCCTATATGCCACAGGCCATATTGACCTCAAATACCGGAAATATCGATCCCAATCAACATCCCATCACGGACTTAAAAAACCTCAAAGGCGTTAAGAAAATCGAGCCGATTGTTCAGTCGGAAGTGGTTTTACAAAGCCGAACTAACGTGGGAGTGGGCATGATGGGGGGAATTCGTTCCGATGAATCTTCCTTGTTACTCGATAAGCTGATAAGCGGGGATCGCCGTGATTTAGTCGATGGCGAATACAACGTTTTTCTCGGTAATCGACTGGCGGAAACCCTCGGCGTAAAACGCGGTGACCAAGTGCGCTTGATTATCCCCGGGGTGAGCCAATTAACCCCAATGGGGCGTATACCTAGCCAGCGTTTATTTACGGTTGCGGGTATTTTTCAAACCAATGGCGAAGCGGATACGAGCGAATTGATTGTTGCTCAGCCTGATGCAGCGCGAATGCTACGTTATCCAACCGGAAATATTACTGGCTGGCGTTTATATCTGGACGAACCTCTGCAAGTGGATGTGGCGAGTAAACAGACACTACCAGAAGGGTTAGTTTGGACAGATTGGCGTGAGCGTAAAGGCGAATTTTTCCAAGCAGTGAGAATGGAAAAAAACATGATGGGCTTGCTACTGAGCCTGATTATCGCGGTGGCGGCCTTTAACATCATTACGTCGTTATCCTTATTAGTCATGGAAAAACAAGGCGAAGTGGCGATTTTGAAAACTTTGGGACTCAAGCGTAGCAAAATTCTGACTATCTTTATGATCCAAGGCGCGGGCGCGGGCATTATCGGGACATTGATTGGTACCGTGCTGGGTACGCTGCTATCGAGCCAATTGAATGTGATTATGCCGCTAATTGGCTTATTACCGCGGGGAGTGGCACTCCCAATTGTACTCGACTATCCGGGTATTTTAATTATTGCGCTGTGCGCGATGCTGATTTCTTTGCTGGCGAC